Proteins from one Blattabacterium sp. (Blattella germanica) str. Bge genomic window:
- the fsa gene encoding fructose-6-phosphate aldolase, with protein sequence MKFFVDTANLKEINEARSLGILDGVTTNPSLISKESVYSQKEIQDHYISICKLMKNEEDVSAEVINTNYTKMIREGEKLSLLHPKIVVKVPITFDGIKAIKYFSNKKIKTNCTLVFSTGQAILAAKVGATYVSPFIGRIDDVSYDGLNLIREIKKIYDNYHFETKILAASIRNPLHIIECSKIGIYAVTTPIKVIYSLLNHPLTNTGLEKFLTDYKNKIK encoded by the coding sequence ATGAAATTTTTTGTAGATACAGCAAATTTAAAAGAAATTAATGAAGCAAGGTCTCTTGGAATATTAGATGGAGTAACAACAAATCCATCCTTAATTTCTAAGGAATCTGTTTATAGCCAAAAAGAAATTCAGGATCATTATATATCCATATGCAAACTGATGAAAAATGAAGAAGATGTAAGTGCAGAAGTGATCAACACAAATTATACAAAAATGATTCGAGAAGGAGAAAAATTATCTCTTCTTCATCCCAAAATTGTAGTTAAAGTACCTATTACGTTTGATGGAATCAAAGCTATTAAATATTTTTCCAATAAAAAAATTAAAACCAATTGCACTCTCGTTTTTTCTACAGGTCAAGCTATTTTAGCCGCTAAAGTTGGCGCTACTTATGTTTCTCCCTTTATAGGAAGAATAGACGATGTTTCTTATGATGGATTAAATTTAATAAGAGAAATAAAAAAAATATATGACAATTATCATTTTGAAACAAAAATTTTAGCAGCATCTATACGTAATCCTCTCCATATTATAGAGTGCTCAAAAATTGGGATCTATGCAGTAACCACTCCTATAAAAGTTATTTATTCTCTGTTAAATCATCCGTTGACAAATACGGGATTAGAAAAATTTTTAACAGATTATAAAAATAAAATAAAATAA
- the lpdA gene encoding dihydrolipoyl dehydrogenase produces MHFDVIILGSGPGGYVASIRAAQLGMKTALIEKESLGGVCLNWGCIPTKSLLNSAKILQSIKKDGKLFGIKNEQIQIDYPKIISKSRNVVEKMRKGISFLMKKNGIHVIDGNGILKKGKKIEVFENEKNVAEYSASHIIISTGAIPKIEEEFKYDGKKVITYREALSLSFLPKRMIIIGSGSIGLEFAYFYHSMGTHVTIIEICTKLFPNGDEEISDHLKYSFEKMGIKCYTSSSIKKIETHDDRIIVEIKYSSENIFLEAESVLYAIGIVPNIKSIGLEEIGIQIDKGFIVVDENYQTNVDGYYAIGDVIKTPSLAHVASHEGINCIENIKGLNCQKIDYNNIPKCVYSFPEIASVGYTEKESKEKGFQIKVAKFPFSALGRAISDENTDGFIKVIFDAKYDEWLGCHMIGNNVTDLISEVVVARKLEATSYEILGSIHPHPSLSESIFESVANAYGRAIHL; encoded by the coding sequence ATGCATTTTGATGTTATTATTTTAGGAAGTGGGCCTGGAGGTTATGTAGCTTCTATACGTGCAGCACAACTTGGAATGAAAACAGCTCTAATTGAAAAAGAATCTCTTGGAGGAGTTTGTTTAAATTGGGGATGTATTCCTACTAAATCGCTTTTAAATAGTGCAAAAATTTTACAATCTATAAAAAAAGATGGAAAACTTTTTGGAATAAAAAATGAACAAATTCAAATAGATTATCCTAAAATAATCTCTAAAAGTAGAAACGTAGTAGAAAAAATGAGAAAAGGAATTTCATTTTTAATGAAAAAAAATGGAATTCATGTTATTGATGGAAATGGAATATTAAAGAAAGGAAAAAAAATTGAAGTTTTTGAAAATGAAAAAAATGTGGCAGAATATTCTGCTTCACATATCATTATTTCTACTGGAGCAATTCCTAAAATTGAAGAAGAATTTAAATATGATGGAAAAAAAGTTATAACATATAGAGAAGCTCTTTCTTTATCTTTTTTGCCAAAAAGAATGATTATTATAGGGTCAGGCTCTATCGGATTAGAATTTGCTTATTTTTATCATTCTATGGGAACACATGTTACCATTATAGAAATTTGTACAAAACTTTTTCCAAATGGAGATGAAGAAATATCCGATCATTTAAAATATTCATTTGAAAAAATGGGAATTAAATGCTACACATCTTCTTCTATAAAAAAAATAGAAACTCATGATGATAGAATCATTGTAGAAATAAAATATTCTTCAGAAAATATTTTTTTAGAGGCAGAATCAGTACTTTACGCTATTGGAATTGTTCCTAACATTAAATCTATCGGATTGGAAGAGATAGGAATCCAAATTGATAAAGGATTTATTGTTGTAGATGAAAATTATCAAACAAATGTAGATGGATATTATGCTATTGGAGATGTTATTAAAACTCCTTCTTTGGCACATGTAGCTTCACATGAAGGAATTAATTGTATTGAAAATATAAAGGGATTAAATTGTCAAAAAATAGATTATAATAATATTCCAAAATGTGTTTATTCTTTTCCTGAAATTGCTTCAGTAGGATATACTGAAAAAGAATCTAAAGAAAAAGGATTTCAGATTAAAGTAGCTAAGTTTCCATTTAGCGCTCTTGGAAGAGCTATTTCTGATGAAAATACTGATGGTTTTATTAAAGTAATTTTTGATGCTAAATATGATGAGTGGTTAGGATGTCATATGATTGGAAACAATGTGACAGATTTAATTTCAGAAGTAGTAGTAGCAAGAAAATTAGAAGCTACCAGTTACGAAATTCTAGGAAGTATACATCCTCATCCTTCATTAAGTGAATCTATTTTCGAATCTGTAGCTAACGCTTATGGAAGAGCGATTCATTTATAA
- a CDS encoding nucleoside monophosphate kinase, whose amino-acid sequence MIHIILFGPPGCGKGTQAKIIANKFGFIHLSTGMIFRNHMKRKTNLGKLASCYIDKGILVPDKITTNMLNIEIQKHFYAKGIIYDGYPRTKNQIFSLEKILKKFVLGKIDIIFYFFIQKNLIIDRLLKRGKKSNRNDDTNIIIVQRRIEEYDKETALIWNHNPKWENNIIKLNASLSEEKISIFIEKK is encoded by the coding sequence ATGATACATATTATATTGTTTGGCCCTCCAGGATGTGGAAAAGGTACTCAAGCTAAAATTATTGCGAATAAATTTGGTTTTATTCACTTATCTACTGGTATGATATTTAGAAATCATATGAAGAGAAAAACGAATTTAGGAAAACTTGCTAGTTGTTATATTGATAAAGGAATATTAGTTCCCGATAAAATAACTACAAATATGTTAAATATAGAAATTCAAAAACATTTTTATGCTAAAGGAATTATTTATGATGGATATCCTAGAACAAAAAATCAGATTTTTTCTTTAGAAAAAATTTTAAAAAAATTCGTTTTAGGAAAAATAGATATCATTTTTTATTTTTTTATTCAAAAAAATTTGATAATAGATAGATTATTAAAAAGAGGAAAAAAAAGTAACCGTAATGATGATACAAATATTATAATAGTTCAAAGAAGAATAGAAGAATATGACAAAGAAACTGCTTTGATTTGGAATCACAATCCTAAATGGGAAAATAACATAATCAAATTAAATGCTTCTTTATCCGAAGAAAAAATTTCTATTTTTATAGAAAAAAAATAA
- the obgE gene encoding GTPase ObgE: MKNSFVDFIKIFCKSGDGGSGCIHFYRDKHITRGGPDGGSGGKGGDIIIQGNSHIHTFLHLRYNKHWIAKSGSSGKGNNITGSNGKNLLIEVPVGTVVKDEKKNIITEITKNHEKKILFEGGKGGKGNAFFKNSIHKSPYYAQPGIKKKGNWIFLELKILADVGLIGFPNTGKSTLLSVITKAKPKIGNFSFTTKVPHLGVVKMDFNSFLVADIPGIIEKASEGKGLGHFFLRHAERNSVLLFLISSETKNKIQEYFILLNELKKFNSNFLNKKRLLAISKSDLINRKKKDEVKKIFLNSKEDIIFISSFTKEGLIELKEKLWNLIQS, from the coding sequence ATGAAGAATAGTTTTGTTGATTTTATAAAAATTTTTTGCAAAAGTGGAGATGGGGGGTCTGGATGTATTCATTTTTATAGAGACAAACATATAACTAGAGGAGGGCCTGACGGAGGTTCAGGGGGAAAAGGTGGAGACATTATTATTCAAGGAAATTCTCATATTCATACTTTTCTTCATTTAAGATATAATAAACATTGGATTGCGAAATCAGGATCTTCTGGAAAAGGAAATAATATTACTGGTTCCAATGGAAAAAATTTATTAATAGAAGTACCTGTAGGAACCGTTGTGAAAGATGAAAAGAAAAATATAATAACAGAAATTACTAAAAATCATGAAAAAAAAATTTTATTTGAAGGAGGAAAAGGAGGAAAAGGAAACGCTTTTTTTAAGAATTCAATACACAAATCTCCTTATTATGCGCAACCAGGAATAAAAAAAAAAGGGAATTGGATTTTTTTGGAATTAAAAATTTTAGCAGATGTTGGATTAATTGGATTTCCAAATACTGGAAAATCGACTTTACTTTCTGTCATCACAAAGGCTAAACCTAAAATAGGAAATTTTTCTTTTACTACTAAGGTCCCACATTTAGGTGTAGTAAAAATGGATTTTAATTCTTTTTTGGTAGCAGATATTCCAGGAATTATAGAAAAGGCATCAGAAGGAAAAGGTTTAGGTCATTTTTTTCTTAGACATGCAGAACGAAATTCTGTTTTGTTGTTTTTAATTTCTTCAGAAACAAAAAATAAAATACAAGAATATTTCATTTTGTTAAATGAACTAAAGAAATTTAATTCAAATTTTTTGAATAAAAAACGTTTGTTAGCAATTTCAAAATCAGATTTGATTAATAGAAAAAAAAAAGACGAAGTAAAAAAAATATTTTTGAATTCAAAAGAAGATATCATTTTCATTTCTTCTTTTACAAAAGAAGGATTAATAGAATTGAAAGAAAAATTATGGAACTTAATTCAAAGTTGA
- the clpX gene encoding ATP-dependent Clp protease ATP-binding subunit ClpX, protein MEDLLKCNFCGRKKNEITFLISGISGHICNFCIEKTYFIIHKKFLDAEKKKNGFSQKKIKKPKEIKSFLDKHVVEQNEAKKILSVAVYNHYKRILHSKNQKNENEDVEIEKSNILLIGNTGTGKTLLARSISKLLKVPFAIADATTLTEAGYVGEDVESILTKLLQSVDYDINSAEKGIIFLDEIDKISRKNNNPSITRDVSGEGVQQALLKILEGSVINVPPQGGRKHPDQKMIPINTENILFIAGGTFDGIEKIVSDRIEKIPIGFLTQERVKKNNNYLKNIISTDLKNFGLIPELIGRFPVITYLHPLNKNMLKRILLEPKNALIKQYQKLFNMDNISMNITDKALDVIADKTFQVGLGARGLRTFCEKIFLDYMYDIEKTQPVLNIDENIVMNKIIN, encoded by the coding sequence ATGGAAGACTTATTAAAATGTAATTTTTGTGGAAGAAAAAAAAATGAAATCACTTTTCTTATATCGGGGATTAGCGGTCACATTTGTAATTTTTGTATAGAAAAAACTTATTTTATAATTCATAAAAAATTTTTAGACGCTGAAAAAAAAAAAAATGGATTTTCACAAAAAAAAATAAAAAAACCTAAAGAAATCAAATCTTTTTTAGATAAACATGTCGTAGAACAAAATGAGGCAAAAAAAATTCTTTCTGTTGCTGTATACAATCATTATAAAAGAATTCTTCATTCAAAAAACCAAAAAAATGAAAATGAAGATGTAGAAATAGAAAAATCTAATATATTATTAATAGGGAATACAGGAACAGGAAAAACTTTACTGGCAAGAAGTATTTCAAAACTTTTGAAAGTTCCTTTTGCAATAGCTGACGCTACCACTTTAACTGAAGCTGGATACGTAGGAGAAGATGTAGAATCTATATTGACCAAATTATTACAATCCGTAGATTACGATATAAATTCTGCTGAAAAAGGGATCATTTTTCTGGATGAAATAGATAAAATTTCTAGAAAAAACAATAATCCTTCTATTACAAGAGATGTCTCTGGAGAAGGAGTGCAACAAGCTTTACTTAAAATATTAGAAGGATCAGTGATCAATGTTCCTCCACAAGGAGGAAGAAAACATCCAGATCAAAAAATGATACCAATAAATACTGAAAACATATTATTTATAGCTGGAGGAACATTTGATGGTATAGAAAAAATTGTTTCTGATAGAATTGAAAAAATTCCAATAGGTTTTCTTACTCAAGAAAGAGTAAAAAAAAACAATAATTATTTGAAAAACATTATTTCTACAGATCTGAAAAATTTTGGATTAATTCCAGAACTTATAGGGAGATTTCCTGTTATCACTTATTTACATCCATTGAATAAAAATATGTTGAAGAGGATTTTGTTAGAGCCAAAAAATGCTTTAATCAAACAATATCAAAAATTATTTAATATGGATAATATATCTATGAATATAACAGATAAAGCTTTAGATGTTATAGCAGATAAAACTTTTCAAGTTGGTCTTGGAGCAAGAGGTCTACGTACTTTTTGTGAAAAAATTTTTTTGGATTATATGTATGACATAGAAAAGACTCAACCTGTTTTAAATATAGATGAAAATATAGTAATGAATAAAATAATTAACTGA
- a CDS encoding CTP synthase, translating into METKYIFVTGGVTSSLGKGIVSASLGMLLKARGYRVSILKLDPYFNIDPGTLNPYEHGECFVTKDGAETDLDLGHYERFLNEPTTKENNVTSGLIYKTVIDNERKGNYLGKTVQVIPHITNEIKRRIKILGESKNNDVVITEIGGTVGDIESLPYIESVRQLKWELGKFNGLVIHLTLLPHIAVTGEIKTKPTQHSVRNLMENGIQADIIVCRTEKHISKEIREKLALFCNVKPKHVIESIDTKIIYEIPCLLHLQNFDQVVLNHLNLSTIVSPNLKKWKIFIKKYKNPKFETQIALVGKYVSLRDSYKSITEALIHAGTENETYVNIKWIYSEMIKEKNIKKYFEGISGILVAPGFGNRGIEGKILAAKYARENNIPFLGICLGMQIAVIEFARNVLGLKKAESCETNPYTSHPVICLIEKQKKLIYKGGTMRLGNWKCTLLEGSKIFSIYGGKKEVLERHRHRYEFNNNYLEYFSNAGMKPVGINTDTGLVEAIELENHVFFLGVQYHPEYQSTVTNPHPLFTNFIQVSKNYKFFDYQNSSYI; encoded by the coding sequence ATGGAAACAAAATATATTTTTGTTACAGGAGGAGTCACCTCTTCTTTGGGAAAAGGAATAGTTTCAGCTTCATTAGGTATGTTATTGAAAGCTAGAGGGTATAGAGTTTCTATTTTAAAATTAGATCCTTATTTCAATATAGATCCAGGAACTTTAAATCCTTATGAACATGGAGAGTGTTTTGTGACTAAAGATGGTGCAGAAACAGATTTAGATTTAGGTCATTATGAACGATTTTTAAATGAACCTACTACTAAAGAAAACAATGTAACATCTGGATTGATATATAAAACGGTTATAGATAATGAAAGAAAAGGAAATTATTTAGGAAAGACAGTGCAGGTGATTCCTCACATTACTAATGAAATTAAAAGACGTATTAAAATACTTGGAGAGTCAAAAAATAATGATGTTGTTATTACTGAAATAGGAGGAACAGTAGGGGACATAGAAAGTTTGCCGTATATTGAATCAGTTCGTCAACTCAAGTGGGAATTGGGAAAGTTTAATGGGTTGGTAATTCATTTAACATTACTTCCCCATATTGCAGTAACTGGAGAAATTAAAACCAAACCAACACAACATTCTGTTCGTAATTTAATGGAAAATGGAATTCAAGCAGATATTATTGTCTGCAGAACAGAAAAACATATTTCCAAAGAAATTAGAGAAAAATTAGCTTTGTTTTGCAATGTAAAGCCAAAACATGTTATAGAATCAATTGATACTAAAATTATATACGAAATTCCTTGCTTATTACATTTACAAAATTTTGATCAAGTTGTATTAAATCATTTAAATTTATCTACCATAGTTTCTCCTAATTTAAAAAAATGGAAAATTTTTATAAAAAAATATAAAAATCCAAAATTTGAAACACAAATAGCATTAGTAGGAAAATATGTTTCTTTACGCGATTCTTACAAATCAATTACTGAAGCATTAATTCATGCAGGAACTGAAAATGAAACTTATGTTAATATAAAATGGATTTATTCGGAAATGATAAAGGAAAAAAATATAAAAAAATATTTTGAGGGAATTTCAGGAATTTTGGTAGCTCCAGGATTTGGAAATAGAGGTATAGAAGGAAAAATTCTAGCAGCAAAATATGCAAGAGAGAACAATATTCCATTTCTTGGAATTTGTTTAGGAATGCAAATTGCTGTTATTGAATTCGCTAGAAATGTTCTTGGCTTAAAAAAAGCAGAAAGTTGCGAAACAAATCCATATACTTCTCATCCAGTAATCTGTTTAATAGAAAAACAAAAAAAATTAATCTATAAAGGAGGAACTATGCGTTTAGGAAATTGGAAATGTACACTATTAGAAGGATCAAAAATATTTTCTATTTATGGAGGAAAAAAAGAGGTCTTAGAAAGACATCGTCACAGATATGAATTTAATAATAATTATTTAGAATATTTTTCTAATGCTGGAATGAAACCAGTTGGAATTAATACAGATACAGGTTTGGTGGAAGCAATAGAGTTGGAAAATCATGTTTTTTTCTTAGGAGTTCAATATCATCCAGAATATCAGAGCACAGTAACTAATCCACATCCTTTGTTCACTAACTTTATACAAGTTTCTAAAAATTACAAATTTTTTGACTATCAGAATTCTTCTTATATATGA
- the yidC gene encoding membrane protein insertase YidC, protein MKDKNLDYSSMIGLFLILLILTIFTYFNSNNNNKNKEQEKKFLKNKEFLNSKKGYFFEKEKNHFFLLENNVLRLKISNVGGMINEVLLKKYKAYDASLLHHSKNLFLIKNSSFLYKMSFSNKKGLNIDTTNLLFQPFLFENQKKRIQILIMRAKNPYGNGKGFLDYIYTIGKNNQYDIGFSVRTINFYPFKKLVSINLEQKILSLEKDRNWENSYTQVYYSVLNKNSVSVKHLSEKKTEETNISNMNWIAHKQQFFASIFVPEKKFQNIFVRSENFSSGNSLKNIQFKTLMNANKNEEIHFSFRFYFGPLDFNLLKGYKNGFENIIPFGWGFLKWINKYFFLIIFQFLEQTSLNYGVIIILMTFVVKLILYPITYKQYKLSAIMKLIRPEVEELNNKYKNNEDAFKKQKAMMELYKKVGINPMSGCISTLFQIPIFYSLFKFFPTLLNLRGKSFLWVEDLTSYDSILELPFFIPFYGNHISLLTLLYALALLVYTKLSNNEKKDISQNENGTIPDMSFILYLMPVIMLLFINSYASALSLYYFTSNIINIGFLFFIKEFMLDEKKILIKIQENKINIKKT, encoded by the coding sequence ATGAAGGATAAAAATTTAGATTATAGTTCTATGATAGGACTATTTCTTATATTGTTGATTTTAACGATTTTTACATATTTCAACAGCAACAACAACAATAAAAATAAAGAACAAGAAAAAAAATTTCTAAAAAATAAAGAATTTTTGAATTCTAAAAAAGGATATTTTTTTGAAAAAGAAAAGAATCATTTTTTTTTATTGGAAAATAATGTTTTGAGATTAAAAATTTCTAATGTAGGAGGAATGATCAATGAAGTTCTTTTAAAAAAATATAAAGCATATGATGCTTCATTATTACACCATTCCAAAAATCTTTTTTTGATAAAAAATTCTAGTTTTTTATATAAAATGTCCTTTTCAAACAAAAAAGGCTTGAATATTGATACAACAAATTTATTATTTCAACCTTTTTTGTTTGAAAATCAAAAAAAAAGAATTCAAATTCTTATAATGAGAGCTAAAAATCCTTATGGAAATGGAAAAGGATTTTTAGATTATATATATACAATCGGAAAAAATAACCAATATGACATTGGTTTTTCCGTAAGAACAATAAATTTTTATCCTTTTAAAAAATTAGTTTCCATTAATTTAGAACAAAAAATTTTATCCCTAGAAAAGGATAGAAATTGGGAAAATTCTTATACTCAAGTATACTATTCTGTTTTGAATAAAAATTCTGTATCTGTAAAACATTTATCTGAAAAAAAAACAGAAGAAACAAATATATCCAACATGAATTGGATCGCTCATAAACAACAATTTTTTGCTTCTATATTTGTACCAGAAAAAAAATTTCAAAACATTTTTGTTAGATCTGAGAATTTTTCTTCAGGAAACTCTTTGAAAAACATTCAATTTAAAACATTGATGAATGCTAATAAAAATGAAGAAATTCATTTTTCTTTTCGTTTTTATTTTGGACCTTTAGATTTTAATTTATTAAAAGGATATAAAAATGGATTTGAAAATATTATTCCATTTGGATGGGGTTTTTTAAAGTGGATTAATAAATATTTTTTTTTAATAATTTTTCAATTTTTGGAACAAACAAGTTTAAATTATGGTGTTATTATTATTTTAATGACTTTTGTAGTTAAACTTATATTGTATCCAATTACTTATAAACAATATAAATTAAGCGCTATTATGAAATTAATTCGACCAGAAGTGGAAGAATTAAACAATAAGTACAAAAACAATGAAGATGCTTTTAAAAAACAAAAAGCTATGATGGAATTATATAAGAAAGTAGGAATAAATCCGATGTCTGGATGTATTTCTACATTATTTCAAATTCCTATTTTTTATTCATTATTTAAATTTTTTCCGACTCTCTTAAATTTAAGAGGAAAATCTTTTTTATGGGTAGAAGATCTTACTTCATATGATTCAATTCTTGAATTGCCTTTTTTTATTCCTTTTTACGGAAATCATATAAGTTTACTAACTTTATTATATGCATTAGCATTGTTAGTTTACACTAAGTTAAGTAACAATGAAAAAAAAGACATTTCTCAAAATGAAAATGGAACTATTCCCGATATGAGTTTCATATTATATTTGATGCCTGTTATTATGTTATTGTTTATAAATAGTTATGCATCAGCTCTTTCTTTATATTATTTTACTTCCAATATTATAAATATTGGTTTTTTATTCTTTATCAAAGAATTTATGTTAGACGAAAAAAAAATTTTGATTAAAATTCAAGAAAATAAAATTAATATTAAGAAAACGTGA
- a CDS encoding biotin--[acetyl-CoA-carboxylase] ligase translates to MKKLIWPIDLVFLQKVDSTNQYARKYTYKKKNWIVIWSMNQTQGIGGNGNLWHTEKDKNLTFSIIFKPINPFPIKKKYIISVMTSNAIHKSLLSFCNQKEIFIKWPNDIFLCDKKIGGILIENSLFFKQIHTSIIGIGLNIHQTKLKKEWNASSLKKIFHMNFELYDLFYKIIFFIQKEYLLFTIHGENLLRKYYIDHLYLRDKISLFYIYKIKKFILGTIRSITDQGFLIIEFNNNFYFFSQKEIKFFQLI, encoded by the coding sequence TTGAAAAAACTAATTTGGCCCATAGATTTAGTTTTCTTACAAAAAGTTGATTCCACTAATCAATATGCTAGGAAATATACTTATAAAAAAAAAAATTGGATAGTAATTTGGTCTATGAATCAAACTCAAGGAATAGGAGGAAATGGAAATTTATGGCATACGGAAAAAGACAAAAATTTAACTTTTAGTATTATTTTTAAACCCATAAATCCTTTTCCTATTAAAAAAAAATACATTATAAGTGTTATGACAAGCAATGCTATTCATAAATCTTTATTAAGTTTTTGCAATCAAAAAGAAATTTTTATAAAATGGCCTAATGATATTTTTTTATGCGATAAAAAAATCGGAGGAATTTTAATAGAAAATAGTCTGTTTTTTAAGCAAATTCATACTTCTATTATTGGAATAGGTTTAAATATTCATCAAACAAAACTAAAAAAAGAATGGAATGCTTCTTCTTTGAAAAAAATTTTTCATATGAATTTTGAATTATACGATCTTTTTTATAAAATCATATTTTTTATTCAAAAAGAATATTTACTTTTTACTATTCACGGAGAGAATTTGTTACGAAAATATTATATCGATCACCTTTATTTAAGAGATAAAATCTCTCTTTTTTACATTTACAAAATAAAAAAATTTATTTTAGGAACAATACGATCTATAACAGATCAAGGATTTTTAATAATTGAGTTTAATAATAATTTTTATTTTTTTTCTCAAAAAGAAATCAAATTTTTTCAATTGATTTGA
- the rsfS gene encoding ribosome silencing factor: MLLKKIIEGIKMVKGEDIFIINLKNRENFICDYFVICNGNSQNQVYAISQSIEKITVKQLQKRPWHIEGLKNREWILVDYISIVVHIFHKKVRLHYNIESLWNQNS; encoded by the coding sequence TTGTTACTAAAAAAAATTATAGAAGGGATTAAAATGGTTAAAGGAGAAGATATATTTATTATAAATTTAAAAAACAGAGAAAATTTTATTTGTGATTATTTTGTTATTTGTAATGGAAATTCTCAAAATCAAGTTTATGCCATATCCCAGTCTATAGAAAAAATTACAGTTAAACAATTGCAGAAAAGACCTTGGCATATAGAAGGTTTAAAAAATAGAGAATGGATATTAGTAGATTACATTTCTATTGTTGTCCATATTTTTCATAAAAAAGTAAGATTGCATTATAATATAGAAAGTCTTTGGAATCAAAATTCATAA